A region from the Vicia villosa cultivar HV-30 ecotype Madison, WI linkage group LG3, Vvil1.0, whole genome shotgun sequence genome encodes:
- the LOC131658467 gene encoding uncharacterized protein LOC131658467, with protein sequence MADTKFIAEGGSSHRPPYFNGSDYYYYWKGKMRLFLLSQDNNMWSVVENENYTPMTTATDTVASVPKIQSQWTKEENDKVLLSSKAQFILSCALSREEYDRIEECTNAKKIWDTLKIHHEGTNHVKEERIDLGVRKFETFEMKEEETIDEMFFRILVIVNELRSHGKAYTAHERIRKILRCLPKIWRPMVIAISQAKDLKILQVEELIGSLRAHEGILNEDKLQRKGKMIALKTSQNSASQISTSQGTTEEETGFLSEDENDLALISRRIQQMILKRNQNRKSFQPRKDYQKPEIDKSKITCYGCNKLGHFKTECPLKTHRNFSSKKKSMLAQWDDSENSNSEAEDEEANLCLMTNSDSEEVNTLNFCYTCKEIGILFDNLLEDSNILT encoded by the coding sequence ATGGCTGATACAAAATTTATAGCTGAAGGAGGATCATCTCATAGGCCTCCTTACTTTAATGGTTCTGACTACTACTACTACTGGAAAGGTAAGATGAGATTGTTTCTACTATCTCAGGATAACAACATGTGGTCTGTAGTTGAAAATGAAAACTACACACCAATGACTACTGCAACAGACACAGTTGCGTCAGTTCCAAAAATTCAGTCACAATGGACGAAAGAAGAAAACGACAAGGTACTACTAAGTTCTAAAGCTCAATTTATATTATCATGTGCTCTTAGCAGGGAAGAATACGACAGGATAGAAGAATGCACAAATGCCAAAAAAATCTGGGATACTCTCAAAATACATCATGAAGGAACAAATCATGTTAAAGAAGAAAGAATTGATCTAGGAGTCAGGAAATTTGAAACCTTCGAAATGAAGGAAGAAGAAACCATAGATGAAATGTTCTTTAGAATCCTTGTAATTGTCAATGAACTAAGATCACATGGTAAAGCTTATACGGCTCatgaaagaattagaaaaattctaagatgTCTCCCAAAAATTTGGAGACCTATGGTAATAGCTATCTCACAAGCAAAAGATCTAAAGATTCTACAAGTTGAAGAACTTATAGGATCTCTTCGTGCTCATGAAGGTATCCTCAATGAAGATAAACTACAAAGAAAAGGTAAAATGATAGCTCTTAAAACCTCTCAAAATTCTGCATCTCAAATCTCCACCTCACAAGGAACAACTGAAGAAGAGACCGGATTCCTATCTGAGGATGAAAATGATTTGGCTTTAATCTCTAGAAGAATTCAACAAATGATTTTAAAAAGGAATCAAAACAGAAAATCGTTTCAACCCAGGAAAGATTACCAGAAACCTGAGATTGATAAAAGCAAGATTACATGCTATGGATGCAACAAACTTGGACACTTCAAAACAGAATGTCCACTCAAAACTCATAGGAACTTCTCCTCTAAAAAGAAATCTATGCTTGCACAATGGGATGACTCAGAAAACTCTAACTCTGAAGCCGAAGATGAGGAAGCTAACTTATGCCTAATGActaactcagactctgaagaggtaaaTACACTAAACTTTTGTTATACTTGCAAAGAAATAGGAATTTTGTTTGACAATTTATTAGAAGATTCAAATATCTTAACTTAG
- the LOC131658468 gene encoding uncharacterized protein LOC131658468 → MADQEQHNMEVRMEIDELKGSITKLTEMMQVLIARDAEPQRTVIAEVSEAVEDPIPVQRPPSTWPEFGLPPGYTPPFANTLGVGLSAQQIAPIPVVAEQSPIVHTTFNNPPFVYHVDDSERGDQEHNHEVEEVKEKYNVLEKRLKAVEGNDIFGFDTMNLCLVSDLNVPAKFKVPEFEKYKGHTCPKDHLTMYFRKMAAYANNDKLLVHIFQDSLAGASLKWYMSLKREHIQTWRDLGEAFLKQYKYNMDLAPDRRELQTMTMRDRETFKGYAQRWRELAAQVEPPLAEKELTGMFMDTLQPVFYEKMIGSVSSSFADLVTIGERVEEGLKNGKIVNAAESSNNNQTKRFLGNFHRKKEGETNAVMTSGEGTQNPQPYQVPTYPQAPFMPYYQYPHVAAAQHQQPYFPMPSHQQPWNASHQNAPQSAPQNAQQNQNRPQKDPPKEPRRIDPIPMTYTELWPALIHKSLIAPRPTKAPTPPFSKGYNPNAKCAFHSGVVGHSIEDCWVLKEKVQDLIESKMLTFRDVNPNVVTNPLPH, encoded by the coding sequence ATGGCTGACCAAGAGCAACACAACATGGAAGTTAGGATGGAAATCGACGAGTTGAAGGGAAGCATCACCAAGCTCACTGAGATGATGCAAGTGCTAATAGCTAGGGATGCTGAACCCCAAAGAACTGTCATAGCTGAAGTCTCCGAAGCTGTTGAGGATCCCATTCCCGTTCAGAGGCCACCTTCTACCTGGCCAGAATTTGGTTTACCACCTGGTTATACTCCCCCATTCGCGAATACTTTGGGAGTAGGACTTTCTGCGCAACAAATTGCACCAATACCAGTCGTCGCTGAACAGTCACCGATTGTTCACACTACTTTCAACAATCCTCCTTTTGTCTATCATGTTGATGATTCCGAACGTGGTGATCAAGAACACAACCACGAGGTGGAGGAGGTGAAAGAAAAGTACAACGTCCtcgagaaaaggttgaaagccgTTGAAGGAAATGACATCTTTGGATTTGATACCATGAACCTCTGCTTAGTTTCTGACTTGAATGTGCCTGCAAAGTTCAAAGTCCCTGAGTTCGAGAAATACAAGGGGCACACTTGTCCTAAGGATCATCTGACTATGTACTTTCGCAAGATGGCTGCCTATGCCAACAATGACAAATTGCTTGTTCACATCTTTCAAGATAGCTTAGCTGGAGCTTCTCTGAAATGGTACATGAGTTTGAAGAGGGAGCATATTCAAACATGGAGAGATTTAGGCGAAGCTTtcctgaaacaatacaagtacaacatgGACTTAGCCCCTGATCGCAGAGAACTTCAGACTATGACCATGAGAGATAGGGAAACTTTCAAAGGGTATGcccaacgctggagagagctagctgcTCAAGTCGAACCTCCTCTTGCTGAAAAAGAGCTCACTGGCATGTTTATGGATACCTTGCAGCCAGTCttctatgagaagatgattggaagtgtctCTTCTAGCTTTGCTGACCTGGTCACCATTGGAGAAAGGGTTGAAGAAGGTTTGAAAAATGGCAAGATTGTCAACGCTGCTGAATCATCCAACAATAACCAAACAAAGAGATTCCTTGGAAACTTCCATAGAAAGAAAGAAGGAGAAACTAATGCTGTTATGACTAGTGGTGAAGGAACTCAAAATCCACAACCCTACCAAGTTCCAACTTATCCACAAGCACCATTCATGCCTTACTATCAGTATCCACATGTTGCAGCTGCTCAACATCAACAACCATACTTCCCAATGCCATCGCATCAACAACCATGGAACGCTTCTCATCAGAATGCTCCACAAAGTGCTCCTCAGAATGCTCAACAAAATCAGAATAGGCCTCAGAAAGATCCACCAAAGGAGCCTCGCCGCATCGACCCAATTCCAATGACTTACACTGAATTGTGGCCTGCACTAATCCATAAGTCGTTGATAGCTCCTAGGCCAACTAAAGCTCCAACGCCACCATTCTCCAAAGGATATAATCCTAATGCTAAGTGTGCTTTTCATAGTGGAGTAGTTGGTCATTCCATTGAAGACTGTTGGGTTCTGAAGGAGAAGGTTCAAGACCTCATCGAAAGTAAGATGCTCACCTTTCGAGATGTTAATCCGAATGTGGTCACTAATCCCCTACCCCATTGA